A genomic region of Rhodohalobacter sp. 614A contains the following coding sequences:
- a CDS encoding electron transfer flavoprotein subunit alpha/FixB family protein: MSTLLTYISVNDGKVKRSSLEVLSRCNEIAEESGLDSAALIIDSNAKEVAQKVSGYGPSAIYTIQDPIFKNHLNGPLLKALAKAVEEINPRLLAFASTESSKDILGALAANQNAPALSDMSEFELTDEGVKGKRPVMASKIISSVEAKGTPVFITVRSGSYEATEKSADVEIKEIDFSFDENDLRITLKEIIGATGDKIDLSEAETVVAAGRGVKDEEGQNLVEELASLLNGAIGASRALTEAGVYDPSLQIGQTGKVVSPQLYIAVGISGAIQHVAGMANSKVIVAINKDPDAPIFDIADYGIVGDLYQVLPPFIEELKKIKSE; this comes from the coding sequence ATGAGTACTTTATTAACCTATATTTCCGTCAATGACGGAAAAGTTAAACGTTCCTCTCTCGAAGTTCTCTCAAGATGTAATGAAATTGCTGAAGAATCGGGGTTGGATTCAGCTGCTTTAATCATCGATTCAAATGCCAAAGAGGTTGCACAGAAAGTTAGCGGTTACGGACCATCTGCGATCTACACAATCCAGGATCCTATTTTTAAAAATCACCTGAATGGTCCTTTATTGAAAGCATTGGCAAAGGCTGTGGAAGAGATCAATCCAAGATTACTGGCCTTTGCATCCACAGAAAGTTCAAAAGACATTCTGGGAGCTTTGGCTGCAAACCAGAACGCCCCTGCCCTTTCGGACATGTCGGAATTTGAATTGACTGATGAAGGCGTGAAAGGAAAACGTCCCGTAATGGCATCGAAAATCATCTCGTCTGTTGAGGCAAAAGGAACCCCGGTTTTTATTACGGTAAGATCCGGTTCCTACGAAGCAACCGAAAAATCTGCCGATGTTGAAATAAAAGAAATCGACTTTTCTTTTGATGAGAATGACTTGAGAATCACTCTGAAAGAGATTATCGGGGCTACCGGGGATAAAATTGATCTCTCCGAAGCAGAAACTGTTGTGGCTGCCGGACGAGGCGTTAAGGATGAAGAAGGCCAAAACCTGGTCGAAGAACTGGCTTCTCTTTTGAATGGCGCAATTGGAGCTTCACGAGCCTTGACTGAAGCCGGCGTTTATGATCCAAGTCTTCAAATCGGCCAGACCGGAAAAGTTGTTTCTCCACAACTTTATATCGCCGTTGGAATTTCAGGAGCCATCCAACACGTTGCAGGAATGGCAAATAGCAAAGTGATTGTTGCCATCAACAAAGATCCCGATGCACCTATTTTTGATATTGCTGATTACGGAATAGTCGGAGATCTCTACCAGGTACTTCCACCGTTTATTGAAGAGTTGAAGAAAATTAAAAGTGAGTAG
- a CDS encoding ferredoxin family protein, which produces MKLLSLPERLGLVNYRNQAKSDIKPHIKVNTDICNSTCPHKATTYTCPANCYTIDEKNVVHFQVEDCIECGTCMYACDQGAVSWEFPDPEIGRGVNWNFG; this is translated from the coding sequence ATGAAATTGCTAAGTCTTCCCGAACGTCTCGGCCTTGTGAACTACAGAAATCAGGCAAAATCAGATATTAAACCTCATATAAAAGTAAATACGGACATTTGCAATTCTACGTGTCCTCATAAAGCAACGACGTATACCTGCCCTGCAAATTGCTACACCATTGATGAGAAAAACGTGGTTCACTTTCAGGTAGAAGATTGTATTGAATGCGGCACTTGTATGTATGCATGCGATCAGGGAGCGGTAAGCTGGGAATTTCCTGATCCTGAAATCGGGCGGGGTGTCAACTGGAATTTTGGATGA
- a CDS encoding acyl-CoA dehydrogenase family protein: MNSPEKTHYLSFELTQDHQMIRESVRDFTERYIAPDVIQRDQEKNFPHEIIKMLADQGLLGIYHDEKYGGAGFDTVSFCLAIEEIARWDASIALTVASHTSLASGHIALAGNHHQKEKYLTPLAKGEKLGAWCLTEPGTGSDASDLKTTAVKNGNHWMLNGTKTFITQGSVGHIYVVLARTDPEKGTKGISAFIVERDWNGVEPGKSIHKLGMNTSDTSEVIFESVKVQEENLLGELNHGFVDTMKVLDGGRIGIGALSVGIARGALEESMKYARERKQFGKSIGDFQAIEHKMVNMAVDIEAARLMVHRAAWNKDQQKPFTKEASMAKLFASEMAERATLEAIQIHGGYGYTKEYHVERFLRDVKLMTIGEGTSEIQRLIIAREI, from the coding sequence TTGAATTCCCCTGAAAAAACTCATTATCTATCATTCGAATTAACGCAAGATCATCAGATGATCCGGGAGAGTGTCCGTGATTTTACGGAGCGATATATTGCACCGGATGTTATTCAGAGAGATCAGGAAAAAAACTTCCCACACGAAATTATTAAAATGCTGGCAGACCAGGGATTGCTTGGAATCTATCATGATGAAAAATATGGTGGTGCCGGATTTGACACCGTCAGTTTTTGCCTGGCTATCGAAGAGATTGCTCGATGGGATGCCTCAATTGCTTTAACAGTTGCCTCACACACCTCTCTTGCCAGCGGACATATTGCCCTTGCAGGAAATCATCATCAAAAAGAAAAATATCTCACACCTCTTGCAAAAGGAGAAAAGCTTGGCGCCTGGTGCCTAACAGAACCTGGTACCGGCAGCGATGCATCTGACCTGAAAACCACTGCTGTAAAAAATGGCAATCACTGGATGTTAAATGGAACCAAAACATTTATCACACAAGGCTCCGTTGGCCATATCTATGTTGTTCTTGCCCGAACAGATCCCGAAAAAGGAACAAAGGGAATCAGTGCATTTATTGTTGAGCGGGATTGGAATGGCGTTGAGCCGGGAAAATCTATTCACAAACTTGGAATGAATACATCCGATACATCAGAAGTTATTTTCGAAAGTGTGAAGGTGCAGGAAGAGAATCTGCTTGGCGAACTTAACCACGGGTTTGTTGACACCATGAAAGTTTTAGACGGCGGACGAATCGGCATCGGGGCGCTTTCGGTGGGCATTGCGAGAGGAGCTTTGGAAGAATCCATGAAATACGCCAGGGAGCGCAAACAGTTTGGAAAATCGATTGGAGATTTCCAGGCCATTGAACATAAGATGGTAAACATGGCTGTTGACATTGAAGCCGCGCGCTTAATGGTTCATCGGGCTGCATGGAATAAAGATCAACAAAAACCATTTACAAAAGAGGCATCGATGGCCAAACTCTTTGCGTCGGAAATGGCGGAACGGGCGACTCTCGAAGCCATCCAAATACATGGTGGATACGGTTATACAAAAGAGTATCATGTAGAGCGCTTTTTGCGAGATGTAAAATTGATGACGATAGGCGAAGGTACATCCGAAATTCAGAGATTAATCATTGCAAGAGAAATATAG
- a CDS encoding electron transfer flavoprotein subunit beta/FixA family protein: protein MKITVCIKQVPDVNAPLQIKEGKLIQDTDRNILNAYDASAVEAALVLKEAHGAEVEVLLVGPEKAKETIRKALAMGADKGNHIITDTDSNFDSFAYAKVLSAFFKNQEYDYIFCGKQSQDTDAGLTGSMLAEFLDIPYTTNVVGMEMTDGFLTVKRQGDLGQELIEIPSPGLVTCSNDMNDPRIPNLKGIMQSKKKPVDTISLTDLGVDFSAGSIKTKTLSFEEKPVRQAGKKYEGEPDEIAREVARLLDTEVNVI from the coding sequence ATGAAAATAACGGTTTGTATAAAGCAGGTTCCCGATGTAAATGCTCCTCTACAAATTAAAGAAGGCAAACTCATACAGGATACTGATCGGAATATTTTAAACGCCTACGATGCTTCCGCTGTTGAAGCGGCCCTGGTTTTGAAAGAGGCTCACGGTGCCGAAGTGGAGGTTTTGTTAGTCGGCCCGGAAAAGGCGAAAGAAACCATCCGGAAAGCTCTTGCAATGGGGGCTGACAAAGGAAATCATATTATCACCGACACCGACAGTAATTTTGATTCTTTTGCGTATGCAAAGGTATTATCCGCTTTCTTCAAAAATCAAGAATACGATTACATCTTTTGTGGAAAACAATCGCAGGATACGGATGCCGGGCTGACCGGGTCCATGCTCGCTGAATTCCTGGATATTCCTTACACAACCAATGTAGTAGGAATGGAAATGACAGATGGATTTTTAACAGTGAAACGGCAGGGCGATTTAGGACAGGAATTGATTGAAATTCCTTCTCCGGGTTTGGTAACGTGCTCAAATGACATGAATGATCCACGGATTCCAAACCTGAAAGGCATTATGCAATCCAAGAAAAAACCGGTGGATACCATTTCATTAACAGATCTTGGTGTTGATTTTTCAGCTGGATCCATAAAAACCAAGACGCTTTCTTTCGAGGAGAAACCTGTTCGCCAGGCCGGAAAGAAATATGAAGGCGAACCCGATGAAATCGCCCGCGAAGTTGCACGGCTTCTCGACACTGAAGTAAATGTTATCTAA
- a CDS encoding carboxypeptidase regulatory-like domain-containing protein has product MLASVMVLSFGIAFATTNPETTKADTEAYAIITGSVVDAETGDAVTNATITLTGTELSTTTDEYGTFTFEEVETGSITLTVEADGYQTAEQSVDVTEAGANVEIEVTPEM; this is encoded by the coding sequence ATGTTAGCAAGTGTTATGGTTCTTAGTTTTGGAATCGCATTTGCTACAACAAACCCTGAAACAACGAAAGCAGATACTGAAGCCTATGCAATCATCACAGGAAGTGTGGTTGATGCGGAAACAGGAGATGCTGTAACGAATGCTACCATAACCCTTACGGGTACTGAACTGTCTACCACTACTGATGAGTACGGTACATTTACCTTTGAAGAGGTAGAAACCGGAAGTATTACTCTTACTGTTGAAGCTGATGGTTATCAGACAGCAGAACAATCAGTAGATGTTACAGAGGCAGGGGCCAATGTAGAGATTGAAGTTACCCCTGAAATGTAA
- a CDS encoding FAD-dependent oxidoreductase, whose protein sequence is MDEKFDCIIVGAGVAGLSAAMTLARNNMKFLLIERGEFAGAKNVSGGVLWGNDLAKLVPEYWKEDGGWDRYINHRRLSFMDEESCFTIDFKSSHFNEPPYSGVVVLRSKFDRWLAEKVQEAIDESDFAMDSFIATNILVEEILFENDKAVGIRTGDEKFYADSVILAEGVNNLLTRQVGLQSDYVPAAHVLTGIKEIIRFDQKKLEDRFQLREKSGMSNEFVGFATDGVEGGGFLYTHRDTLSVGLVLGVKDLREKNKKPQDILNKFKTHPVIADMIEGGEIVEYSAHIVSSGDKRIMPKKLYKDGLLVCGEAANLLMNAGKAIQGMDYAMRSGILAAETIAKSKEKNDFSENALIEYENALSESYVMKDINNFQDAVHLLHDPVMTQKVPNLICDFGRNFFTIKNEPTKKARTMLNDSVKKHASWWDLMKVGIKGGKAL, encoded by the coding sequence ATGGACGAAAAGTTTGATTGCATAATCGTCGGTGCCGGGGTTGCCGGGCTTTCTGCAGCCATGACTCTGGCCCGTAATAACATGAAATTCCTGTTAATTGAGCGAGGGGAATTTGCCGGGGCAAAAAATGTATCGGGCGGAGTTTTATGGGGAAATGATCTTGCCAAACTTGTACCCGAATACTGGAAAGAAGATGGTGGCTGGGATCGATATATCAATCACCGGCGGCTCAGTTTTATGGATGAAGAATCCTGCTTCACCATTGATTTTAAATCCTCTCATTTTAATGAACCTCCCTACAGTGGTGTTGTTGTCCTTCGTTCCAAATTTGACAGGTGGCTGGCCGAAAAAGTACAGGAAGCAATCGACGAAAGTGATTTCGCAATGGACTCCTTTATCGCCACGAATATTCTTGTTGAAGAAATTTTGTTTGAAAATGACAAAGCTGTGGGCATTAGAACCGGTGATGAAAAATTCTATGCGGATTCTGTGATCCTTGCTGAAGGAGTAAATAATCTGTTGACTCGCCAGGTCGGTTTGCAAAGTGATTATGTCCCGGCTGCCCACGTATTGACCGGAATCAAGGAAATCATTCGGTTCGATCAAAAGAAACTGGAAGATCGTTTTCAACTTCGGGAGAAAAGCGGAATGAGCAATGAGTTTGTCGGATTTGCCACAGATGGCGTTGAAGGCGGCGGATTTCTCTATACGCATCGAGATACTCTTTCCGTCGGTCTTGTTTTGGGAGTGAAAGATCTCAGAGAAAAGAATAAAAAACCTCAGGATATCCTTAATAAATTCAAAACACATCCTGTTATTGCAGATATGATTGAAGGCGGAGAAATCGTAGAATACTCGGCGCATATCGTTTCCTCCGGCGACAAACGCATCATGCCCAAAAAACTGTATAAAGACGGACTCTTGGTTTGCGGCGAAGCAGCCAATTTACTGATGAATGCCGGTAAAGCCATTCAGGGAATGGATTATGCAATGCGTTCCGGAATTCTTGCGGCTGAAACCATTGCCAAATCAAAAGAAAAAAATGATTTCAGCGAAAACGCTTTAATAGAATATGAGAATGCATTGAGCGAGAGTTATGTGATGAAAGACATCAACAATTTCCAGGATGCCGTTCACCTGTTACATGATCCGGTTATGACACAAAAAGTGCCAAACCTGATTTGTGACTTCGGGCGGAATTTCTTCACCATCAAAAATGAACCCACAAAGAAAGCGCGAACGATGCTTAATGATTCCGTAAAGAAACATGCTTCCTGGTGGGATTTGATGAAAGTAGGAATAAAAGGTGGGAAAGCACTATAA
- a CDS encoding ATP-binding cassette domain-containing protein — MLEINELTKQYKPGKPIFNGISKQFEAGSRIGFIGPNGSGKTTFLRILSVNSFPTSGEVLFEGLNIHQSPHQYLKNVGLVHDEESLPQHLSASELLQWILRSRSLWNDDSHNQINNILDALSLVERDEPIGTYSTGMRKKTQIAAAFIIKPKVLILDEPLRGLDASTREVVFGLLDNAKTQNTLILMASHSMGTAPDFFDEIVEFPL; from the coding sequence ATGCTTGAAATCAACGAGTTAACGAAGCAGTATAAGCCGGGCAAGCCCATCTTCAACGGGATTTCCAAACAGTTTGAAGCTGGCAGCAGAATTGGATTTATTGGCCCGAACGGATCAGGAAAAACAACTTTTCTGAGAATTTTATCGGTCAACTCATTTCCCACATCCGGCGAGGTTTTGTTTGAGGGTTTGAATATTCATCAATCCCCGCACCAGTATTTAAAAAACGTTGGACTGGTTCATGATGAGGAATCCCTGCCTCAACATCTGAGTGCGTCAGAACTGCTTCAGTGGATACTGCGAAGCCGTTCACTTTGGAATGATGATTCCCATAATCAGATAAACAATATACTGGACGCTCTGTCGCTCGTAGAAAGAGACGAACCAATCGGCACTTATTCCACAGGGATGAGAAAAAAGACACAGATTGCGGCGGCGTTTATTATCAAACCAAAAGTGCTGATCCTGGATGAACCATTGAGGGGTTTGGATGCTTCTACCCGTGAAGTTGTCTTTGGTTTATTGGATAATGCCAAAACTCAGAATACGTTGATTTTAATGGCTTCTCATTCTATGGGGACGGCTCCGGATTTCTTTGATGAGATCGTGGAATTTCCATTGTAG
- a CDS encoding DUF3078 domain-containing protein, producing MAGLNGSQAAYNNWSQGGASSVSGTGSSVFTLLNRKGERGYGFRVNLKYGQSYNNGQGIRKTDDVLSIRNRVTKSFKDEKKLAVYVSTWFQTQFDEGYNYNAGVGESDSLISDFLSPAYITESMGLAYTPDDFFTMEVGIGLKQTIIKNGDLSVNYGLNPGEHFVSEGGVSTGLNYKKEIFTNIYYTASFETFTNLLNGLKKTDIYWYNELHGEINKVVSATFQFELRYDNDFSSQFQMKEVLSAGVSLKIF from the coding sequence ATGGCTGGTTTAAATGGATCACAAGCTGCATACAACAATTGGTCTCAGGGAGGTGCTAGTTCAGTCAGCGGAACGGGCTCTTCGGTTTTTACTCTTTTGAACCGTAAAGGTGAACGAGGATATGGATTCAGGGTCAACTTAAAGTATGGGCAATCCTACAATAATGGCCAGGGAATTCGGAAAACAGATGATGTGTTGTCCATTCGAAACCGGGTTACCAAAAGTTTTAAAGACGAAAAAAAGTTAGCCGTATACGTGTCCACATGGTTTCAAACCCAATTCGATGAAGGATATAATTACAATGCAGGGGTAGGGGAAAGCGATTCATTGATTTCCGATTTTTTGTCACCCGCATATATCACAGAAAGTATGGGACTTGCCTATACACCTGACGATTTCTTTACGATGGAAGTTGGGATCGGATTAAAACAAACAATTATTAAAAATGGGGATCTTTCAGTGAATTACGGGCTCAACCCCGGAGAACATTTTGTTTCGGAGGGAGGTGTGTCTACCGGTTTGAACTATAAGAAAGAGATTTTTACAAATATTTATTATACGGCGAGTTTTGAAACCTTTACCAACTTGTTGAATGGTTTGAAAAAAACCGACATCTATTGGTATAACGAGTTGCATGGAGAAATCAATAAGGTAGTAAGTGCCACCTTTCAATTCGAACTAAGATACGACAATGATTTCTCGAGCCAGTTTCAGATGAAAGAAGTTCTGTCTGCAGGTGTATCTCTAAAAATATTTTGA
- a CDS encoding lamin tail domain-containing protein — MLLFFMFWRTVEGQVRINEIRSNDDSSDDIEFIELIGIAGTDLSGYEIYHVNGNGDSEIFTHTIGAFVIPDDGVTDSEGNALGFYVLGAGDFSSGADESISSSLQGGPDGIILYDESGNVIDAVAWGGVGDISNDITTSGSPEADNYLHEIGSDSDNDNSLQAPNNVVGDNGSGWTYEVATVGSINASQTNGSIVIISSLKTEPANHVTSFNATGSVNSVGLTWTDASGTPAPDAYLIKVSDTDFGSISNPSDTNTEPNDTDLSDGSGALNVNSGEESASFSGLNETTTYYFKIFSYTNTGSDIDYKTDSAVPQGEATTLDTPDIVLNEFLADPDGDANGDGSTDSDDDEFLEFVNTGTADLDISDWTIEDSNSTTHTFENPTVLKPNQAVLVFGGGTPTGKFGGAIVQTTGSLSLNNSGDDITLKNNSGIEIIWYTYGGTEGSSNQSFTRSPDLTGNFTDHSTADTHDGSPFSPGTRIGGFPFHPWLEITGTEGWRMLSTPTSNNSYDDLLGSIWTQGSSTGANYSGGAPNVVTYDGTTFNAVDDLTGPMDEGEGVLVFVYSDDNHNESEANSGFPKILEMAGTENSGTVTPSIHSGSGGEATLVGNPYLSPVDWDLLDKNNLTNTVYVYDHSYGTPIGSDVEASEVAGSYRVWNGSSGSLNDGRIAPFQGFWVITDAAGSASLTIEESDKVIGGTFYKEKIDEAISIHLKAETDKMFNEAFFSFNKAGQPGMDSFDGLELTPLDHDDYLSLSTETEGILLDINNLPIEFTEALEIPLHINAFQAVDEGWTTISEEVSLTWPELKNIPIEWSLILKDNQTGKTVNLKETDSYKFLSAGSSAKIADKKPFHPLIKNPLQREKAPPENRFTLTIYPDSKNSTNNDIPDRFALRQNYPNPFNPTTNIDYEIAVQSDVELSIFNVMGQKVATLVNESKAPGSYAVTWNAFDMASGVYYYQLNVSGVVYTRQMTLIK; from the coding sequence ATGCTATTATTTTTTATGTTTTGGAGAACAGTAGAGGGACAGGTAAGAATAAATGAAATTCGTTCAAATGATGATAGTTCGGATGATATTGAATTCATCGAACTCATAGGAATTGCCGGGACTGACCTAAGCGGATACGAAATATATCATGTGAATGGCAATGGAGATTCAGAAATTTTCACCCATACTATTGGGGCATTTGTTATTCCCGATGATGGGGTTACCGATTCTGAAGGTAATGCTTTAGGATTCTATGTACTCGGTGCTGGTGATTTCTCTTCCGGGGCTGACGAGTCAATCTCTTCAAGTCTGCAAGGCGGTCCAGATGGAATTATTCTTTACGACGAATCGGGTAATGTAATCGACGCCGTTGCCTGGGGTGGTGTTGGTGATATTAGTAATGATATCACAACTTCCGGTTCACCAGAAGCTGACAATTACCTCCATGAAATCGGCTCTGATTCCGACAACGACAACAGCCTTCAGGCACCAAACAATGTTGTAGGTGATAATGGAAGTGGTTGGACGTACGAGGTTGCAACGGTTGGCTCTATTAATGCTTCTCAAACAAACGGATCAATTGTTATAATCTCGTCTTTAAAGACAGAACCGGCCAATCATGTTACCTCTTTTAATGCAACGGGTTCTGTAAATTCTGTTGGGTTAACCTGGACCGATGCATCAGGCACTCCAGCTCCTGATGCTTATCTAATAAAAGTAAGTGATACTGATTTCGGTTCTATTTCAAATCCATCTGACACGAATACCGAACCAAATGATACAGATCTGTCCGATGGTTCCGGAGCGCTAAATGTAAACTCTGGTGAAGAATCTGCAAGTTTTTCAGGTCTGAATGAAACAACCACGTACTATTTTAAAATATTTTCCTACACAAATACAGGTTCTGATATCGATTATAAAACTGACAGTGCCGTGCCCCAGGGTGAGGCAACCACTCTCGATACTCCTGATATTGTTTTAAACGAATTTTTGGCTGATCCGGATGGGGATGCGAATGGAGACGGAAGTACCGATTCAGATGATGATGAATTTCTTGAATTCGTTAACACCGGAACTGCGGATTTAGATATTTCTGATTGGACCATAGAAGATTCAAATAGTACTACTCATACATTTGAAAACCCAACAGTTCTTAAACCAAATCAGGCGGTTCTGGTCTTTGGCGGAGGAACACCAACCGGAAAATTTGGTGGCGCCATTGTCCAGACAACCGGAAGCCTCAGTCTTAACAACAGCGGAGACGATATTACTCTTAAGAATAATTCAGGAATAGAAATCATATGGTACACCTACGGAGGCACTGAAGGATCATCAAATCAATCCTTTACAAGAAGCCCGGATCTTACCGGCAACTTTACAGATCATTCAACTGCGGATACTCATGACGGTTCACCTTTCTCGCCGGGAACCCGAATTGGAGGATTCCCATTCCATCCCTGGTTAGAAATAACCGGAACAGAAGGTTGGCGGATGCTCTCCACTCCTACCTCCAATAATTCATATGATGATCTGTTAGGTTCCATATGGACACAGGGAAGCTCAACAGGGGCAAATTATTCAGGTGGAGCACCAAATGTTGTTACGTATGATGGTACCACTTTTAACGCTGTGGATGATCTTACAGGGCCGATGGATGAAGGTGAAGGGGTTTTGGTATTTGTCTACAGTGATGATAATCATAACGAGTCGGAAGCAAATAGTGGATTTCCCAAAATTTTGGAAATGGCTGGCACTGAAAATTCAGGAACGGTAACTCCTTCCATTCACTCCGGTTCAGGAGGCGAAGCCACACTGGTGGGAAATCCATACCTCTCTCCTGTTGATTGGGATTTGTTGGATAAAAATAATCTCACAAATACAGTTTATGTCTACGACCATAGCTATGGAACACCAATCGGTTCTGACGTTGAAGCCAGTGAGGTAGCCGGAAGCTATCGGGTTTGGAATGGAAGTTCCGGATCTTTAAATGATGGAAGAATCGCACCTTTTCAAGGTTTTTGGGTGATCACTGACGCAGCCGGTTCCGCATCACTAACGATCGAAGAATCAGACAAAGTTATTGGCGGTACATTCTACAAAGAGAAAATTGATGAGGCAATTTCCATTCATTTGAAAGCTGAGACAGACAAGATGTTTAATGAAGCTTTCTTTTCATTCAATAAAGCTGGACAACCTGGAATGGATTCTTTTGACGGACTTGAACTTACTCCGCTCGACCATGATGATTATTTAAGCTTATCCACAGAAACGGAGGGAATCCTTCTTGATATCAATAATCTGCCAATTGAGTTTACCGAAGCGCTTGAAATTCCACTTCACATAAATGCATTTCAAGCCGTTGATGAGGGTTGGACAACAATAAGCGAAGAAGTATCCCTGACTTGGCCCGAGTTAAAAAACATTCCAATTGAGTGGTCTCTTATTTTAAAGGATAACCAAACCGGTAAAACCGTTAATCTCAAAGAGACAGATTCCTACAAATTTCTCTCAGCAGGCAGTTCTGCAAAAATTGCAGATAAGAAACCATTTCACCCATTGATAAAGAATCCACTTCAAAGAGAAAAAGCTCCGCCGGAGAATCGTTTTACTCTCACCATTTACCCTGATTCAAAAAATTCCACAAACAACGATATACCGGATCGCTTTGCACTGCGACAAAATTACCCGAACCCGTTTAATCCAACTACAAATATCGACTATGAAATCGCGGTTCAGTCTGACGTAGAATTGAGCATTTTTAATGTAATGGGACAAAAAGTAGCGACACTTGTCAATGAATCAAAAGCTCCCGGTTCCTACGCGGTAACATGGAATGCATTTGACATGGCGAGTGGCGTCTATTATTATCAATTAAATGTAAGTGGTGTAGTATACACGCGTCAAATGACTTTAATTAAATAG
- a CDS encoding YihY/virulence factor BrkB family protein, whose amino-acid sequence MKSLLRDIWELLVNTVNKAVEDEIFTFSAAIAFYTIFSFAPLLILVLALGGIFLSEQTIVEQVHYFAGGFLDETMINNLNQYLVQRNPEESGIVTTVIAIIAIIFGATTVVGELKIALNRIWNVKEIRINSIWNFVFNRLLSFGMIILLSLLLIASLVTEAALGTFGGWLLNYLPNIGLDYYLLATQIGTIIIATIAFTLIFMILPDIHANWKNVAVGGMVTTILFLIGKYLIAYYFSTSGIEAAYKAAGSLIIFVIWVYYNILVVLVGAVFTQVYTEKYGKEILPYRFASLEEIPKIGRKN is encoded by the coding sequence ATGAAAAGTTTGTTGAGAGATATCTGGGAATTGCTTGTAAACACAGTGAACAAAGCTGTTGAAGACGAGATTTTTACTTTCAGTGCAGCCATTGCTTTCTACACCATTTTTTCTTTCGCCCCACTTCTTATCCTGGTTCTTGCATTGGGAGGAATTTTCTTAAGCGAGCAAACCATCGTTGAGCAGGTACACTACTTTGCCGGAGGTTTCCTTGATGAAACCATGATCAACAACCTGAACCAATACCTGGTTCAGCGAAACCCGGAAGAGAGTGGGATTGTGACTACAGTCATTGCGATTATTGCCATTATATTTGGTGCCACGACTGTTGTCGGAGAATTAAAGATTGCTCTGAACAGAATCTGGAATGTGAAGGAAATCAGGATTAATTCAATCTGGAATTTTGTCTTTAACAGACTTCTTTCATTCGGGATGATTATCCTGTTAAGTCTTCTTTTAATTGCATCTCTTGTCACAGAGGCCGCACTTGGAACATTTGGCGGATGGCTTTTGAATTATTTACCCAATATCGGCCTGGATTACTATTTACTTGCCACACAAATCGGTACAATCATTATCGCTACCATTGCCTTTACGCTCATTTTTATGATTCTCCCGGACATTCACGCCAACTGGAAAAATGTTGCCGTTGGGGGCATGGTAACAACTATTTTATTTTTGATTGGCAAATACCTCATCGCATATTATTTCTCAACGAGTGGCATTGAAGCGGCCTATAAAGCTGCCGGTTCTCTTATTATTTTTGTGATATGGGTGTACTACAACATTCTCGTTGTTTTGGTAGGCGCCGTATTCACACAGGTCTACACTGAAAAATACGGTAAAGAGATTCTGCCCTATCGCTTTGCTTCACTTGAAGAGATTCCCAAAATTGGCCGAAAAAATTGA